TTGTATAAGTTCCTTGGGCAGAGGAAGGAACATCAGGACCCTCGAGAAAACACCAAGGCAAGGGTGAAGTATGGCAAGGAAGAGGAAGGCAAACTCCTTCTGATGACTCCCGTGTTCAAATGTGAGATTGTCAGTAATCTCACGAAGTTTCACATGTATCACTTCCTCCTATTCATGAGGCAATGCCCTTGCCCTTTTGTCCTTCAGCTTTccattctgaattattttctctttatttttacttacttgttttgagacaaggtctggctctatgatccaggctggagtgcagtggtgctgccatctctgttcactgcaatctctgcctcccagcctcaagtcaTCTTCCTACCTCAGGCTAAtcgtttttgttttattttgtttttgagaccagagtttcactcttgttgcccaggctggagtacagtggcatgatctcagctgattgcaacctccgcctcctgggtccaagcaattctgtttcagcctcccgggtagttgggattacaagcatgcgccaccacgcccagctaattttttatttttggtagagacagggtttcaccatggtggccaggctaattttttatttttggtagagacagggtttcaccatggtggccaggctggtcttgaactcctgacctcaggtgatccacccacctcggcctcccaaagtgctaggattacaggcgtgagccactgtgcctggcctctctttaCTTTTAAACTCATTTCTAGTTTCCAAATAGTCTCCCTAAGTCCTATCTGCCTACATTCTTTCTCTGCAAGTGTGATCCCTCAGAGCTGGACTGCAGAGCAATGCTTCTTAACCATCCAACTAAGACAGCTCTCCTGAGCAAAAACATTTGTAGGCATCATTAATCTTCCGTGCAGTGTGTACACAGAAAGTTAGATTAACAAAATTCTATAGGAGACAAACTTACcttcaaaagacaaaagaaaaccacTACAATCTTGACTACCACAGGGTATAAGCCCTTAATTATCAAGAGTTACTGCACTGAGGCAATAACTTCTAAGAAATCTTAACATTTCGCCAGTCAAggtggctcatcctgtaatcccagcactgggagaggATGGCACACGCAATCCTAgcctttaggaggccgaggcaggaggattgcttgagcccaggagttcaagaccagcctgggcaacagtgagatcccatctctacaaaaaattgaaaaattatctggacatggtggcctgagactgtaatcacagctgcttgggaggctgaggtgggagaatcgcttgagcccaggaggttaaggccaagatcacactactgaactccagcctgggtgacaagagagactctgtctcaaaaaaaaaaaaaaaaaaagggccaggcacggtggctcacgcctgtaatcccagcactttggaaagccaaggcgagcagatcacgaggtcaggagctcgagaccgtcctggttaacacagtgaaaccctgtctctactaaaaatacaaaaaaattagccaggtgtggtggcaggagcctgtcgtcccagctactcggtaggctgaggcagaagaatcgctttaacccaggaggcggagtttgcagtgagcggagatcgcgccattgcactccagcctgggtgacagagtgagactctgtttcaaaaaaaaaaaaaaaaagaaatcttaccaTCTTTACATCTTTAGTTCTTATCACTACTACTGCAGATTTAGAAGCAATCTACCTGAATCAGAAAATAGAGCTCAAATAAGTTGTGTGGCTTGGTATAATCTGGGAAAATCAGTTTCAAAAGTTACCTGCCCTTGGGATAGAACTTTTTGTCAGCATCAGTGTTTTCAAAAAGTACCCTAGTTATGAAGCCATTGTTGGGTAAACTTTATCCCATTCCAGCTTCAACCAGAGGCACTTGTATATCCTGAAATTTCACATAAGATTACACTTGAAGAATAGGTTTCTCCATTAAAAAACTTGAAAACTACTGGTCTTCAGGCTCCCTAACTGTTTAATCTGTCAAGACATTGCCAGCTTAAATTTCGGACAGTTACGTAAGTGTCCATGTTAACTTCAAATGGCCCTGACAGGAATGCTAAAACATCAGACATTCAAATGGGCCAGTTCCCCAACAAGCTTTCTCAGGATTATAAAACTTCCAAagtttggccgggtgcggtggctcaagcctgtaatcccagcactttgggaggccgagacgggcggatcacgaggtcaggagatcgagaccatcctggctaacacggtgaaaccccgtctctactaaaaaatacaaaaaaactagccgggcgaggtggtgggcgcctgtagtcccagctactcgggaggctgaggcaggagaatggcctaaatccaggaggcggagcttgcagtgagccgagatctggccactgcactccagcctgggcgacagagcgagactccgcctcaaaaaaaaaaaaaacttccaaagcTCAAAAACATGCGATCTCTATGGGAAACAATACCTTGGATTTCAGTTTacaaaaggaacaagaaaatggTTTCTGAATGGCAGCTTTCAGTTTACAAGTAGTGGCAAAGTAAATGCTTGGATGTTATGACGTAGATGATCTAACTTGTGAGACTTTCTTAAAGGCACTCCTTTGATCTCACATGAGAGATCTAGAAATCTATTCAAGGTATTAAAACTCCTCTCCCAGCAAGATAAAATAAAGCATCCTCCTCCTAATGGCTGAAGTTCCATCTGCTATGGCCATTTTATGGAGCATGGTGCCATCTTGTGGACACTCTCAAACCACCCATTGTTAATAGGGTGCAATTACACAGCACGTTGAGTGAAAAGGAAAACTATTTGGAGTCATGGTCACTTGGGatattttcaaatgttctcaAAGAACATGACATTTTGgtcacttttataattttattgaccttttttcttcataactttaaaacaaaaacagtgcaTGAAAACCAGTGTCTTATCCCAGTCTCAACTCAGCTGATTGCCAGATGAACATCACCATCTTACTCCTCTCAATAACCAGACACAAATTACATAGCAAGTTCGAGTTTCTGCCCACCCAAGACATAGCCAATAATCAgtcacaaacacagacacagtcAACTCCAGGGGCTCCAGCTCTCTGCCTATCTTCTCTCAGCAGTTCCTCCCATCTGCTAAGAAGCACATTCCTGATGGCTCTCTCTCAAGGTAAGTCAAGGCTGAACAAGACAGAAAAGCACAGTCTAAGTCCACCATCACCTCCCATTGGCCACCAGTTGGCCAGCCAGGAAATCATTTCTGTACATCTTTTGTCTCCCCCTTttatctccttctctcttctccaaaACTTGTTGCTATCTATCACTTTCATGTAACAATGGACTTAGTGTCCATTAAACTGCCTGAGAAGTGGTTTGAGCCTGATATATTTTCctgagctaaaaaagaaaaagtacctCTGTGGCCTTCTTGACATTAAGATCAAGTAAAAAAGGGACTAGCACTACTGAAAAGGGTCACACTAGAAAAGCCTTAGAATCCTCTCTCCACCCCTGTGAAGGTTTCTCTAGTTGTAGCTCTTAAGGGTACAAGAGGGCAAATATTCTGGGGTCAAGGAGGTATAATGGggaaacacatttattttccccttttaaacTTTCCTGCTGCCCCAGTCTTTGCCTTCTTCTTAGTGGATCCCTTGGGTTCTGGCTCCTTGCGCTTAGCTGAAGAGAGTGAGCCGGTCACCTTGAAGAAATCATCCAGGCGGCCCTGGGTGCTGCCTTGGCGGCTCTTACTCAGCCTCTTGACCCCACTGCGGATTCGCTCCTCAGAGAACTGCTTTTCACCACACATGAACTTAACCAGCTCTTCTTCATTTGGCTCGCTCCACTTCAGCTCCACAGACTCTGGGTCCAGCACCTCAGGTTTCAAGAAGAGCTGGTGAGCCTCCTTGTGGAGCCAATTTTCTGGCACAGGGTACTTGTTGGGATCAAGTCGCCTAACAATCTCCTCGATGCTCTTGTGCTTCTGGATGAGGTCCACAGCCCGCTTGGGCCCAATACCCCGGATACTCTCACAGTAGTCACTGCCTAGCAGGATGCACAGATCCACAAACTGTTCCTGGTTCAGGCCCAGCTCCTGAAGAATCCGGCTCAGGTGGAATTCCTGGATTGGCAGCTTTTTGGCTTCACTGGCAGTCAGGTGTCGCATTAGCACAGGGCTGCCGAAGGTGAGACAGTCCATGTCCTCGGTAGCCGCAGCATAGACTTTGCCAGCCTTCACCAGGGCAGCACAGCTGGCCTCTGCCTCGCTGGGTGCATCAAGATAAGGGATGCCCATGAGGCTCAGCAGATGTTTGCACTCATCGTTGTGCTGCTTAGTGACCTTCACCAGTCGCTTAGTGAATTTTTCCACCTCCTGCTCGGCCCCAGCAGCCTGAGCCTGCTGCAGCTGCTTCTCTGCCTCAGCCCGCCGCTCACTGCGTTTCGCCAGCTCACCTGACTTGAGCTGTGGCGGCTTGCCATCAAAGACATACACGGGCTTGATGCCATTCTCCATCATGCGAATGGTGCGGTAGAACATGCCCATCAGGTGGCTGGTGGTCTCACCCTCCTCGTTCTGCAGCACATCCCCACCCTGGCGAACAGCAATCAGGAACTGATAAATGCTCATAGAGGCATCAATGGCCACCTTACGGCCAAAGTAGCTCTTGATGTCATTCTCCCGGATGGCACTGGGGGCCACATCAGCAATTAGTTTGGCCAGGCCTTGAATTCCCATGGCAACACAGAGGAGGAATGACTAAAAAAGAAAGGCAAGTCAGAGatggaggaaaggagaagggtTATAATTGGTGTTACCTCACCAACTTCATGCCTTCAGCTAAATTCCACACAACAAAAAGGACACCAAGTCAGCACTGCTAAAGACGAACAAGACAAAGTCCCCATTCTCAAAAAACTCAGTCTAGCAGAATTTACTTAATAGTAAGGCTTAATGAGTACCAGAAATAGAACCAGGTGCTTAGAGAAATAAGATATTGTTGATATTCTAAGgtagcagcattatttattatacaaaaaaaccctaaaacatGGGTCTCTATCAAGGACCACAGAAGGCCAGGGTGCCTGACCCA
Above is a genomic segment from Chlorocebus sabaeus isolate Y175 chromosome 1, mChlSab1.0.hap1, whole genome shotgun sequence containing:
- the FEN1 gene encoding flap endonuclease 1: MGIQGLAKLIADVAPSAIRENDIKSYFGRKVAIDASMSIYQFLIAVRQGGDVLQNEEGETTSHLMGMFYRTIRMMENGIKPVYVFDGKPPQLKSGELAKRSERRAEAEKQLQQAQAAGAEQEVEKFTKRLVKVTKQHNDECKHLLSLMGIPYLDAPSEAEASCAALVKAGKVYAAATEDMDCLTFGSPVLMRHLTASEAKKLPIQEFHLSRILQELGLNQEQFVDLCILLGSDYCESIRGIGPKRAVDLIQKHKSIEEIVRRLDPNKYPVPENWLHKEAHQLFLKPEVLDPESVELKWSEPNEEELVKFMCGEKQFSEERIRSGVKRLSKSRQGSTQGRLDDFFKVTGSLSSAKRKEPEPKGSTKKKAKTGAAGKFKRGK